Proteins from a genomic interval of Streptomyces sp. NBC_01445:
- a CDS encoding MFS transporter: MGREQWKKILVGSAGNMVEWFDWFVYASFATYFAGAFFPDGNPTAQLMNTAGIFAVGFFMRPVGGWLLGRVGDRKGRKAALTLTVTLMSASAVLIAIAPTYAVAGYGGAVVLLIARLLQGLSVGGEYAASATYLTEASDPSRRGFASSFQYVSMTAGQIVGLGLQIVLQRTLSDGALHSWGWRIPFIIGALGAAIIFYLRRNMLETDVYEESADDAGADSKGTLTALWAHKREAFLVMALTMGGTVAYYTYTTYLTKYLSNSAGLSKQTATLVSFCALIVFACIQPLAGKLSDRIGRRPLLITFAVGSTFLTVPIMTMLKHAGSFWPALGLALLALVVVTGYTSINACVKAELFPTGIRALGVALPYAIANALFGGTAEYVALWFKDAGLESGFYWYVAGCAAVSLIVYLTMRETRDIDLNRVEVAVPEAEKRAAEAV; this comes from the coding sequence ATGGGACGAGAGCAATGGAAGAAGATCCTGGTCGGGTCGGCCGGGAACATGGTCGAGTGGTTCGACTGGTTCGTGTACGCGAGCTTCGCCACGTACTTCGCGGGAGCCTTCTTCCCCGACGGGAACCCCACGGCACAGCTGATGAACACGGCCGGCATCTTCGCCGTCGGCTTCTTCATGCGGCCCGTGGGCGGCTGGCTGCTGGGCAGGGTGGGTGACCGCAAGGGCCGTAAAGCGGCGCTCACCCTGACCGTCACGCTGATGTCGGCGTCCGCCGTCCTCATCGCGATCGCGCCCACCTACGCGGTCGCCGGGTACGGCGGCGCCGTCGTCCTGCTCATCGCCCGCCTCCTGCAGGGCCTCTCGGTCGGCGGCGAGTACGCGGCCAGCGCCACCTACCTCACCGAGGCGTCCGACCCGAGCCGGCGCGGCTTCGCGTCCAGCTTCCAGTACGTCTCCATGACCGCGGGTCAGATCGTGGGCCTCGGCCTCCAGATCGTCCTCCAGCGCACCCTGTCCGACGGCGCCCTGCACAGCTGGGGCTGGCGCATCCCGTTCATCATCGGCGCGCTGGGCGCCGCGATCATCTTCTATCTGCGGCGCAACATGCTGGAGACCGACGTCTACGAGGAGTCCGCCGACGACGCGGGCGCCGACAGCAAGGGCACCCTCACGGCGCTGTGGGCGCACAAGCGCGAGGCGTTCCTCGTGATGGCCCTGACGATGGGCGGCACCGTCGCGTACTACACGTACACGACGTACCTCACCAAGTACCTCTCCAACTCCGCCGGGCTGAGCAAGCAGACCGCGACGCTCGTCTCGTTCTGCGCGCTGATCGTCTTCGCCTGCATCCAGCCGCTCGCCGGCAAGCTGTCCGACCGGATCGGCCGCCGCCCGCTCCTGATCACCTTCGCGGTCGGCTCCACCTTCCTGACCGTGCCGATCATGACGATGCTCAAGCACGCGGGCTCCTTCTGGCCGGCCCTCGGCCTCGCCCTGCTCGCCCTCGTCGTCGTCACCGGCTACACGTCGATCAACGCGTGCGTGAAGGCCGAGCTGTTCCCGACCGGCATCCGCGCCCTCGGCGTCGCCCTCCCGTACGCCATCGCCAACGCGCTCTTCGGCGGCACCGCGGAGTACGTGGCCCTGTGGTTCAAGGACGCGGGCCTGGAGTCGGGCTTCTACTGGTACGTCGCCGGGTGCGCCGCCGTGTCGCTGATCGTCTACCTGACGATGCGCGAGACGAGGGACATCGACCTCAACCGGGTCGAGGTCGCCGTGCCCGAGGCCGAGAAGCGCGCGGCCGAAGCGGTCTGA
- the cimA gene encoding citramalate synthase, with protein sequence MTDATDDHFPASRVDDDFHVFDTTLRDGAQREGINLTVADKLTIARHLDDFGVGFIEGGWPGANPRDTEFFARARQEIDFKHAELVAFGATRRAGAKASEDPQVKALVESGAPVVTLVAKSHDRHVELALRTTLEENLEMVRDTVSHLREQGRRVFVDCEHFFDGYRANPTYAKAVVTAAHEAGADVVVLCDTNGGMLPAQVQAITATVLADTGARLGIHAQDDTGCAVANTLAAVDAGATHVQCTANGYGERVGNSNLFPVVAALELKYGKKVLPEGALREMTRISHAIAEVVNLTPSTHQPYVGVSAFAHKAGLHASAIKVDPDLYQHIDPDLVGNRIRMLVSDMAGRASIELKGKELGVDISDDRELVGRVVERVKERELKGYTYEAADASFELLLREEAEGRARRYFRVESWRAIVEDRPDGSHANEATVKLWAKGERIVATAEGNGPVNALDRALRVGLERIYPQLAKLELVDYKVRILEGKHGTSSTTRVLISTSDGAGEWSTVGVAENVIAASWGALEDAYTYGLLRAGVEPVE encoded by the coding sequence ATGACGGACGCAACCGACGACCATTTCCCCGCTTCCCGCGTCGACGACGACTTCCACGTCTTCGACACCACGCTGCGCGACGGCGCGCAGCGTGAGGGCATCAATCTGACCGTCGCGGACAAGCTGACCATCGCCCGGCACCTGGACGACTTCGGCGTGGGTTTCATCGAGGGCGGCTGGCCCGGCGCCAACCCCCGCGACACCGAGTTCTTCGCCCGCGCCCGGCAGGAGATCGACTTCAAGCACGCGGAGCTCGTCGCGTTCGGCGCCACCCGCCGCGCCGGCGCCAAGGCGTCCGAGGACCCGCAGGTCAAGGCGCTCGTCGAGTCCGGCGCCCCGGTCGTGACCCTGGTCGCCAAGTCGCACGACCGCCATGTCGAACTGGCCCTGCGCACCACGCTCGAGGAGAACCTGGAGATGGTCCGCGACACCGTCTCCCACCTGCGCGAGCAGGGCCGCCGCGTCTTCGTCGACTGCGAGCACTTCTTCGACGGCTACCGCGCCAACCCCACGTACGCCAAGGCCGTCGTCACCGCCGCGCACGAGGCGGGCGCCGACGTGGTCGTCCTGTGCGACACCAACGGCGGCATGCTGCCCGCGCAGGTCCAGGCGATCACCGCCACGGTCCTCGCCGACACGGGGGCCCGCCTCGGCATCCACGCCCAGGACGACACCGGCTGCGCCGTCGCCAACACCCTCGCCGCCGTCGACGCGGGCGCGACCCACGTGCAGTGCACGGCCAACGGCTACGGCGAGCGCGTCGGAAACTCCAACCTCTTCCCGGTCGTCGCCGCCCTGGAGCTCAAGTACGGCAAGAAGGTCCTCCCCGAGGGCGCCCTGCGCGAGATGACCCGCATCTCCCACGCCATCGCCGAGGTCGTCAACCTCACGCCCTCCACGCATCAGCCGTACGTGGGAGTTTCGGCGTTCGCCCACAAGGCGGGTCTGCACGCCTCGGCGATCAAGGTCGACCCGGACCTCTACCAGCACATCGACCCGGACCTCGTCGGCAACCGCATCCGCATGCTGGTCTCCGACATGGCGGGCCGCGCGTCCATCGAGCTCAAGGGCAAGGAGCTCGGCGTCGACATCTCCGACGACCGCGAGCTCGTCGGCCGCGTCGTCGAGCGCGTCAAGGAGCGCGAGCTCAAGGGCTACACGTACGAGGCGGCCGACGCCTCCTTCGAACTCCTCCTGCGCGAGGAGGCCGAGGGCCGCGCCCGGCGCTACTTCCGCGTCGAGTCGTGGCGGGCCATCGTCGAGGACCGCCCCGACGGCAGCCACGCCAACGAGGCGACCGTGAAACTGTGGGCCAAGGGCGAGCGCATCGTCGCCACGGCCGAGGGCAACGGCCCGGTCAACGCCCTCGACCGCGCCCTTCGCGTCGGCCTGGAGCGGATCTACCCGCAGCTCGCCAAGCTGGAGCTCGTCGACTACAAGGTCCGCATCCTGGAGGGCAAGCACGGCACGTCCTCCACGACCCGCGTGCTGATCTCCACCAGCGACGGCGCGGGCGAGTGGTCCACCGTCGGCGTCGCCGAGAACGTCATCGCCGCGTCGTGGGGCGCTCTCGAGGACGCCTACACGTACGGGCTTCTGCGGGCCGGGGTCGAGCCGGTCGAGTAG
- a CDS encoding agmatine deiminase family protein: protein MSSFHMPPEWAPHERTWMAWPSPNPTFTNDEELAEAREAWASVARAVRRFEPVTVIAAPGQSDSARALLGDDIELVERDLDDAWMRDIGPTFVVGDGRLAAVDWTFNGWGAQDWAVWEHDAKIARHIADLAGVPVHSSFLVNEGGGIHVDGEGTVLLTETVQLDPDRNPGRTKAEVEQEIHARIGTTKAIWLPRGLTGDYGVYGTRGHVDIVAAFAAPGVVLVHSQQDPAHPDHELSKQLIAQLKGETDAKGRPLEVVEVPAPTVLKDDEGWVDYSYINHYLCNDGVVLCSFDDPNDEVAAGIFRRLFPGRTVQLVDARTIFAGGGGIHCITQQQPEITPAH from the coding sequence ATGAGCAGCTTCCACATGCCCCCCGAGTGGGCCCCGCACGAGCGCACCTGGATGGCCTGGCCGAGCCCCAACCCGACGTTCACCAACGACGAGGAGCTGGCCGAGGCGCGCGAGGCCTGGGCGTCCGTGGCCCGTGCCGTACGCCGCTTCGAGCCGGTGACCGTGATCGCCGCCCCCGGCCAGAGCGACTCGGCCCGCGCGCTCCTCGGCGACGACATCGAGCTCGTCGAGCGCGACCTCGACGACGCGTGGATGCGCGACATCGGCCCCACGTTCGTGGTCGGCGACGGCCGACTGGCCGCCGTGGACTGGACGTTCAACGGCTGGGGCGCCCAGGACTGGGCCGTCTGGGAGCACGACGCGAAGATAGCCCGCCACATCGCGGACCTCGCGGGCGTCCCTGTCCACTCCTCCTTCCTCGTCAACGAGGGCGGCGGCATCCACGTCGACGGCGAGGGCACCGTGCTCCTCACCGAGACCGTGCAGCTCGACCCCGACCGCAACCCGGGTCGCACCAAGGCCGAGGTCGAGCAGGAGATCCACGCCCGGATCGGCACCACCAAGGCCATCTGGCTGCCGCGCGGCCTCACCGGCGACTACGGCGTCTACGGCACCCGCGGTCACGTCGACATCGTCGCCGCGTTCGCCGCGCCCGGCGTCGTCCTGGTCCACTCGCAGCAGGACCCCGCCCACCCCGACCACGAGCTGAGCAAGCAGCTCATCGCGCAGCTCAAGGGCGAGACGGACGCCAAGGGCCGGCCCCTGGAGGTCGTCGAGGTCCCCGCGCCGACCGTCCTCAAGGACGACGAGGGCTGGGTCGACTACTCGTACATCAACCACTACCTGTGCAACGACGGCGTCGTCCTGTGCTCCTTCGACGACCCGAACGACGAGGTCGCGGCCGGGATCTTCCGCCGTCTTTTCCCGGGCAGGACCGTCCAGCTCGTGGACGCCCGTACGATCTTCGCCGGGGGCGGTGGCATCCACTGCATCACCCAGCAGCAACCCGAGATCACGCCCGCACACTGA
- a CDS encoding urease subunit alpha: MSRPTKHSDHCAPGSRHIDPHAYAATHGPRAGDRVRLGDSGLTVRVESDAQVYGDEFLAGFGKTARDGLHLKAAAVRETCDVVISNVLVIDAVQGIRKVSIGIREGRIHAIGRAGNPDTLDGVDVVVGTGTSIVSGEGLIATAGAVDTHVHLLSPRIMEASLASGVTTIIGQEFGPVWGVGVNSPWALRHAFNAFDAWPVNIGFLGRGSSSHDAPLIEALAEGGASGFKVHEDMGAHTRALDTALRVAEEHDVQVALHSDGLNECLSVEDTLRVLEGRTIHAFHIEGCGGGHVPNVLKMAGVPNVIGSSTNPTLPFGRDAVAEHYGMIVSVHDLKTDLPGDAAMARDRIRAGTMGAEDVLHDLGAIGITSSDAQGMGRAGETVRRTFAMAGKMKAELGPLLSRNGETGDGEHDDNARVLRYMAKLTINPAIAHGLSHEVGSIEAGKLADIVLWRPEFFGAKPQLVLKSGFPAYGVVGDPNAATDTCEPLVLGPQFGAHGATAADISVAFVAQAALDQGNDKMPTRRRRVAVRGTRGIGPADLRLNSRTGSIDVDQATGLVTLDGDPVRSEPADSVSLNRLYFL, encoded by the coding sequence ATGAGCAGGCCCACCAAGCACAGCGACCACTGCGCGCCGGGCAGCCGGCACATCGACCCCCACGCGTACGCCGCCACACACGGCCCACGCGCCGGTGACCGCGTCCGCCTCGGCGACTCGGGCCTGACCGTCCGCGTCGAGTCCGACGCGCAGGTGTACGGCGACGAGTTCCTCGCCGGCTTCGGCAAGACCGCCCGCGACGGACTCCACCTCAAGGCCGCGGCCGTCCGCGAGACCTGCGACGTCGTGATCAGCAACGTCCTCGTGATCGACGCCGTGCAGGGGATCAGGAAGGTCTCCATCGGCATCCGCGAGGGCCGGATCCACGCCATCGGGCGCGCCGGTAACCCCGACACCCTCGACGGGGTCGACGTCGTCGTCGGCACCGGCACGTCTATCGTGTCGGGCGAGGGCCTCATCGCCACCGCGGGCGCCGTCGACACCCACGTACACCTGCTGTCGCCGCGCATCATGGAGGCCTCGCTCGCCTCCGGTGTGACCACGATCATCGGCCAGGAGTTCGGGCCCGTGTGGGGCGTCGGCGTCAACTCGCCCTGGGCGCTGCGGCACGCGTTCAACGCGTTCGACGCCTGGCCCGTCAACATCGGCTTCCTCGGCCGGGGTTCGTCCTCGCACGACGCCCCGCTGATCGAGGCGCTGGCCGAGGGCGGCGCGTCCGGCTTCAAGGTGCACGAGGACATGGGCGCCCACACCCGCGCCCTCGACACCGCGCTGCGCGTCGCCGAGGAGCACGACGTCCAGGTCGCCCTGCACAGCGACGGCCTGAACGAGTGCCTGTCCGTCGAGGACACCCTCAGGGTCCTCGAAGGCCGCACCATCCACGCCTTCCACATCGAGGGCTGCGGTGGCGGACACGTACCGAACGTCCTGAAGATGGCGGGCGTCCCGAACGTCATCGGGTCGTCCACCAACCCCACGCTGCCCTTCGGCCGCGACGCCGTCGCCGAGCACTACGGCATGATCGTCTCGGTCCACGACCTGAAGACCGACCTGCCGGGCGACGCCGCCATGGCCCGCGACCGGATCCGCGCCGGGACGATGGGCGCCGAGGACGTCCTGCACGACCTGGGCGCCATCGGCATCACGTCGTCCGACGCGCAGGGCATGGGCCGCGCCGGTGAGACCGTGCGCAGGACCTTCGCCATGGCCGGGAAGATGAAGGCCGAACTCGGGCCCCTTCTTTCCCGGAACGGGGAGACCGGCGACGGCGAGCACGACGACAACGCGCGCGTCCTGCGCTACATGGCGAAGCTGACCATCAACCCCGCCATCGCGCACGGCCTCTCCCACGAGGTCGGCTCCATCGAGGCCGGCAAGCTCGCCGACATCGTGCTGTGGCGCCCCGAGTTCTTCGGCGCGAAGCCGCAGCTCGTCCTCAAGTCCGGCTTCCCCGCGTACGGCGTCGTCGGCGACCCGAACGCGGCCACCGACACCTGCGAACCCCTCGTCCTGGGGCCGCAGTTCGGGGCGCACGGCGCGACCGCGGCGGACATCTCCGTCGCCTTCGTCGCCCAGGCCGCCCTCGACCAGGGCAACGACAAGATGCCCACCCGCCGCCGGCGCGTCGCCGTCCGCGGCACCCGCGGCATCGGCCCCGCCGACCTGCGGCTCAACTCGCGCACCGGCTCCATCGACGTCGACCAGGCCACCGGGCTCGTCACGCTAGACGGCGACCCGGTCCGCTCCGAACCGGCCGACTCCGTCTCCCTGAACCGTCTCTACTTCCTGTGA
- a CDS encoding glycoside hydrolase family 3 protein produces MRRTALLVSAALLTGLLPVASAGAATGAEEPPPVPVDRFEGEVPFASQPAEGIFTWGGDSDDPPKLELAARGDAPEGDKVLSGTYDISGYGGFTHDFAANEPGHDWSAHKGIRFWWDGKNSGKRVNFEIKDGGSNGEASELWTTSFTDEWTGWHQVEIPFTDFTYRTDYQPVGGIDQNLGLTEMWGYALTLPTGTPGTFAMDGVELYGKADPALTTKVLTGAAVYPVKEGGTAAVPISVATTGSAPLAEPVTVAYESAGGSAGAGTDYTPVKGEFTFPAGTASGAAHTVSVPTLKDKAAESAETIPLKLTVTGAKAPAETPQVVIDAHGLPYLDTKLPVKRRVADLLSRMSLEEKAGQMTQAERNAVGTGGDIAAYDLGSLLSGGGSTPTPNTAAAWAKMIDGFQLRAQATRFQIPLIYGVDAVHGHNNLVGATVLPHNIGIGATRDPGTAEKAGAVTAAEVRATGIPWDFAPCLCVSRDERWGRSYESFGEDPALVKQMETVVQGLQGARSGKDLDRDDKVLATAKHFVGDGGTEYGSSTTGSYTIDQGVTKVTRQELEAVHLAPFQAAVDRGVGTVMPSYSSLDIIGDDEGPVKMHADAAMINGVLKDRMGFDGFVISDWQAIDQLPGDYASDVRTSVNAGLDMIMVPSAYKDFRTTLIDEVKAGRISEPRIDDAVSRILTQKFKLGLFEKPYADTSGAAAIGSAGHRAVARTAAAESQVLLKNAGGVLPLKKSQKVYVAGSNADDIGNQTGGWTVTWQGSSGKITDGTTVLEGMKKAAPGATISYSKDASAPTAGYDVGVVVVGETPYAEGIGDVGNGNDLGLTAADQAAVDKVCGAMKCAVLIVSGRPQLIGDRLGDIDALVASWLPGTEGDGVADVLYGAKPFTGQLPVTWPKSEAQLPINVGDTAYDPQFPFGWGLTTLRTPPGGGTLTLKALALAAAAAQKAGSAEAGRAVVGRARLLVQQKVGQDITPAVAKPFADADHLLLSGRYADAVAKLTEAYRAA; encoded by the coding sequence ATGCGAAGAACCGCCCTGCTCGTCTCCGCAGCCCTGCTCACGGGGCTGCTCCCGGTCGCCTCGGCGGGCGCGGCGACCGGCGCCGAGGAACCGCCGCCGGTGCCCGTCGACCGCTTCGAGGGCGAGGTCCCCTTCGCGTCCCAGCCCGCGGAGGGCATCTTCACGTGGGGCGGCGACAGCGACGACCCGCCCAAGCTGGAACTCGCGGCGCGGGGCGACGCCCCCGAAGGCGACAAGGTCCTCTCCGGGACGTACGACATCAGCGGCTACGGCGGCTTCACTCACGACTTCGCCGCGAACGAGCCGGGCCACGACTGGTCCGCGCACAAGGGCATCCGCTTCTGGTGGGACGGGAAGAACAGCGGCAAGCGGGTCAACTTCGAGATCAAGGACGGCGGTTCGAACGGCGAGGCGTCCGAGCTGTGGACGACCTCCTTCACCGACGAGTGGACCGGCTGGCACCAGGTCGAGATCCCCTTCACCGACTTCACGTACCGCACCGACTACCAGCCCGTCGGCGGCATCGACCAGAACCTCGGCCTCACCGAGATGTGGGGCTACGCGCTCACGCTGCCGACCGGCACGCCCGGCACCTTCGCCATGGACGGCGTCGAGCTGTACGGCAAGGCCGACCCCGCCCTGACCACGAAGGTCCTGACGGGTGCCGCCGTCTACCCGGTGAAGGAGGGCGGCACGGCCGCCGTGCCGATCTCGGTCGCCACCACCGGCTCCGCCCCGCTCGCCGAGCCGGTCACCGTCGCGTACGAGAGCGCGGGCGGCAGCGCCGGCGCGGGCACGGACTACACGCCGGTCAAGGGTGAGTTCACCTTTCCGGCAGGCACCGCTTCGGGCGCCGCGCACACCGTGTCCGTACCGACCCTCAAGGACAAGGCGGCCGAGTCCGCCGAGACGATCCCCCTGAAGCTGACGGTCACCGGCGCGAAGGCGCCCGCCGAGACCCCGCAGGTGGTGATCGACGCCCACGGGCTGCCCTACCTCGACACCAAGCTCCCGGTGAAGCGGCGCGTCGCCGACCTGCTCTCCCGGATGTCCCTGGAGGAGAAGGCCGGCCAGATGACGCAGGCCGAGCGCAACGCGGTCGGCACGGGTGGCGACATCGCCGCGTACGACCTCGGCTCGCTGCTCTCCGGCGGCGGCTCGACACCGACGCCGAACACCGCCGCGGCCTGGGCGAAGATGATCGACGGATTCCAGCTCCGGGCGCAGGCGACGCGGTTCCAGATCCCGCTGATCTACGGCGTGGACGCGGTGCACGGCCACAACAACCTCGTCGGCGCCACGGTCCTGCCGCACAACATCGGCATCGGCGCGACCCGCGACCCGGGGACGGCCGAGAAGGCGGGCGCGGTCACGGCCGCCGAGGTCCGCGCCACCGGCATCCCCTGGGACTTCGCGCCCTGCCTGTGCGTCTCCCGTGACGAACGCTGGGGCAGGTCGTACGAGTCCTTCGGCGAGGACCCCGCTCTCGTGAAGCAGATGGAGACCGTCGTCCAGGGGCTCCAAGGGGCACGCAGCGGCAAGGATCTCGACCGGGACGACAAGGTCCTCGCCACCGCCAAGCACTTCGTGGGCGACGGCGGCACGGAGTACGGCTCGTCGACCACCGGCTCGTACACCATCGACCAGGGCGTCACGAAGGTCACGCGGCAGGAGCTGGAGGCGGTGCACCTCGCGCCGTTCCAGGCGGCCGTGGACCGCGGGGTCGGCACGGTCATGCCCTCGTACTCGTCGCTCGACATCATCGGCGACGACGAGGGCCCGGTGAAGATGCACGCCGACGCCGCCATGATCAACGGAGTCCTGAAGGACCGCATGGGCTTCGACGGCTTCGTCATCAGCGACTGGCAGGCCATCGACCAGCTCCCCGGCGACTACGCGTCCGACGTCCGTACGTCGGTCAACGCCGGCCTCGACATGATCATGGTCCCGTCCGCGTACAAGGACTTCCGCACGACCCTGATCGACGAGGTGAAGGCGGGCCGGATCAGCGAGCCGCGGATCGACGACGCCGTCTCGCGCATCCTGACCCAGAAGTTCAAGCTGGGCCTCTTCGAGAAGCCGTATGCCGACACGAGCGGGGCCGCCGCCATCGGCTCCGCCGGACACCGCGCCGTCGCCCGCACCGCCGCCGCCGAGTCCCAGGTCCTCCTGAAGAACGCGGGCGGCGTGCTCCCCCTCAAGAAGAGCCAGAAGGTGTACGTCGCCGGGTCCAACGCCGACGACATCGGCAACCAGACCGGCGGCTGGACCGTCACCTGGCAGGGCTCGTCCGGAAAGATCACCGACGGGACGACCGTCCTGGAGGGCATGAAGAAGGCCGCACCCGGCGCCACCATCAGCTACTCCAAGGACGCCTCCGCGCCCACGGCCGGCTATGACGTGGGCGTCGTCGTGGTCGGCGAGACCCCGTACGCGGAAGGCATCGGCGACGTCGGCAACGGCAACGACCTGGGGCTCACGGCCGCCGACCAGGCAGCCGTGGACAAGGTGTGCGGCGCCATGAAGTGCGCCGTGCTCATCGTCTCCGGGCGCCCGCAGCTCATCGGCGACCGGCTGGGCGACATCGACGCGCTCGTCGCGTCCTGGCTGCCCGGCACGGAGGGCGACGGCGTCGCGGACGTCCTGTACGGGGCCAAGCCGTTCACCGGGCAGCTGCCTGTGACCTGGCCGAAGTCGGAGGCCCAGCTGCCGATCAACGTCGGGGACACGGCGTACGACCCGCAGTTCCCCTTCGGCTGGGGCCTGACGACGCTGCGCACCCCGCCGGGCGGCGGCACGCTCACCCTCAAGGCCCTCGCCCTGGCGGCCGCCGCGGCGCAGAAGGCCGGGTCGGCCGAGGCGGGCCGGGCGGTCGTGGGCAGGGCGCGGCTGCTCGTCCAGCAGAAGGTGGGACAGGACATCACGCCGGCGGTGGCCAAGCCGTTCGCCGACGCCGACCACCTGCTCCTGTCCGGGCGCTACGCGGACGCGGTCGCGAAGCTGACCGAGGCGTACCGCGCCGCGTGA
- the ureA gene encoding urease subunit gamma: MRLTPTERDRLLLFGAAELARARKNRGLRLNVPEATALIADTVCEAARDGRRLAEAIEAARCVLGPDDVLPGVSDVVTEVHVEAVFDDGSRLAVVSDPIGSSLGDEAPGALLPGPEHSDPPATVTLTATNTSSVPVSVTSHFHFFEANPRLDFDRAAAYGMRLAVPAGSSVRFGPGESAEVGLVPIGGARVAIGFAGLVDGPLDAPGAKEEALRRAAACGYLGVKGTGA; the protein is encoded by the coding sequence GTGCGTCTGACCCCCACGGAACGTGATCGGCTGCTGCTGTTCGGGGCCGCCGAGCTGGCCAGGGCCCGGAAGAACCGGGGCCTGCGGCTCAATGTCCCCGAGGCGACGGCCCTGATCGCGGACACGGTGTGCGAGGCGGCCAGGGACGGCCGGCGGCTCGCCGAGGCCATCGAGGCGGCGCGCTGCGTCCTCGGCCCCGACGATGTGCTCCCCGGCGTCTCCGACGTCGTGACGGAGGTGCACGTCGAGGCCGTCTTCGACGACGGATCGCGGCTCGCCGTGGTCAGCGACCCGATCGGCTCGTCGCTGGGCGACGAGGCGCCGGGCGCGCTGCTCCCGGGCCCCGAGCACAGCGACCCGCCGGCCACGGTGACGCTCACGGCGACCAACACGTCGAGCGTCCCCGTCTCCGTCACCTCCCACTTCCACTTCTTCGAGGCCAACCCGCGGCTCGACTTCGACCGCGCGGCCGCGTACGGCATGCGGCTCGCCGTCCCCGCCGGCTCCTCGGTGCGGTTCGGGCCGGGGGAGAGCGCCGAGGTGGGCCTCGTGCCCATCGGCGGCGCGCGCGTCGCGATCGGCTTCGCCGGGCTCGTCGACGGCCCGCTGGACGCGCCGGGCGCCAAGGAGGAGGCCCTGCGCAGGGCAGCCGCCTGCGGATATCTCGGAGTGAAGGGAACGGGCGCATGA
- a CDS encoding TetR/AcrR family transcriptional regulator — protein sequence MEMIAERGLEKLTMAALGREVGMSSGHLLYYFGSKDELLLRTLEWSEGRLGAERARLLSGGGTVRERLDAYVDLYVPDAQGDPHWTLWLEVWNRSQNAEADGDARERQAAIELAWHRDLVALLAEGTSRGELPPLDPDRFASRLRALLDGFSIHVAIGLRGTDRAQILSHVREFLDEALVKNHA from the coding sequence ATGGAGATGATCGCCGAGCGCGGCCTGGAGAAGCTCACCATGGCCGCGCTCGGCCGCGAGGTCGGCATGAGCAGCGGCCACCTCCTCTACTACTTCGGTTCGAAGGACGAGCTGCTCCTGCGGACCCTGGAGTGGAGCGAGGGCCGCCTGGGCGCGGAGCGGGCGCGGCTCCTGTCCGGCGGCGGCACGGTCCGCGAGCGTCTCGACGCGTACGTCGACCTGTATGTCCCCGACGCGCAGGGCGACCCGCACTGGACGCTCTGGCTGGAGGTCTGGAACCGCTCGCAGAACGCCGAGGCCGACGGCGACGCGCGCGAGCGGCAGGCCGCGATCGAGCTGGCCTGGCACCGCGACCTCGTCGCGCTGCTCGCCGAGGGCACCTCGCGCGGCGAGCTCCCGCCGCTCGACCCCGACCGTTTCGCGTCCCGGCTGCGGGCGCTGCTCGACGGCTTCTCCATCCATGTCGCGATCGGCCTGCGCGGCACGGACCGGGCCCAAATCCTGTCCCATGTACGGGAGTTCCTGGACGAGGCACTGGTCAAGAACCACGCGTAG